In Nitrospinota bacterium, one DNA window encodes the following:
- the flhA gene encoding flagellar biosynthesis protein FlhA, translated as MMAQAGVVKFISQRPQEMMVAAGIVTILGVMVMPIPTVFLDLLLSFSITFALIVLMVAVFMLSPLEFSVFPSLLLIITLLRLSLNIASTRIILLNGDRGTSAAGQVIESFGSFVVGGNYVVGTVIFIILVMINFIVITKGSVRTSEVAARFTLDAIPGKQMSIDADLNAGLITEQEARTRRRNLEREADFYGSMDGAIRFVRGDAIAGILITLVNIIGGFAIGVFQQGMEAGEAAQVYTLLTIGDGLVSQLPALVVSTAAGLVVTRAVSDKNLPGELLKQLLDQPYAFVIASCILFFFGLIPGLPHFPFILMSIVAGLIAFYKIQNNKQVELKQLRKKEDEAKVPLPEKVESILPLDVMELEVGYELIPLVDADRNGELLERIKSIRRQFALEMGFIVPPLHIRDNLQLKSNEYAVLIKGVDVARGSIMMGRILAMNPGTTDREIDGIKTTEPTFGLPAVWVPSNKKQEAQVAGYTVVDPATVITTHIKETIKRHAHEIMGRQETQALLDKFKETNPKVVEELIPNILPLGKVQRVLQNLLREQISIRDLRTILESLSDYASLSQDPDVLTEYVRQGLARPITKQYQSNDGTLSVMTLDRSIEDAIEGSIQRTETGSFLALEPNVAERFLARLKAMIETITPNIETSPVLLASPGLRMHIRKFTERFLPDLVIISHSEVAPSVQIKNLGIVDLNAN; from the coding sequence ATCATGGCGCAGGCGGGTGTTGTAAAGTTTATTTCTCAAAGACCGCAGGAGATGATGGTAGCGGCAGGAATTGTCACTATTCTTGGAGTGATGGTGATGCCGATCCCAACAGTATTTTTGGATCTCCTGCTTTCATTCAGCATTACTTTTGCGTTGATTGTGCTCATGGTGGCGGTATTTATGCTTTCACCGCTTGAGTTTTCTGTATTTCCTTCACTTTTACTTATCATCACATTATTGAGGCTTTCTTTAAATATTGCATCTACCCGAATCATTCTCCTGAATGGCGACCGAGGAACAAGTGCGGCAGGGCAGGTGATCGAGTCTTTTGGTTCTTTTGTTGTCGGGGGTAATTATGTTGTCGGAACGGTCATCTTCATAATTTTAGTGATGATTAACTTTATTGTTATCACCAAAGGTTCAGTGCGTACTTCAGAAGTTGCTGCTCGTTTTACTTTGGATGCCATCCCCGGTAAACAGATGAGTATTGATGCAGATTTGAATGCAGGGCTGATTACTGAGCAGGAAGCACGCACACGAAGAAGAAACCTTGAGCGAGAAGCGGATTTTTACGGAAGCATGGATGGTGCGATTCGTTTTGTACGGGGAGATGCCATTGCGGGTATTCTGATTACTTTGGTCAATATCATCGGCGGTTTTGCTATTGGTGTTTTTCAGCAGGGTATGGAAGCCGGAGAAGCGGCTCAGGTTTATACGCTGCTAACCATAGGAGACGGTCTTGTTTCACAGCTTCCGGCACTGGTGGTTTCCACGGCAGCAGGCCTGGTCGTGACACGAGCTGTGTCGGACAAGAATCTCCCGGGCGAACTTTTAAAACAATTGCTGGACCAACCCTACGCATTTGTTATTGCTTCATGCATTCTGTTTTTCTTTGGCCTGATTCCAGGTCTGCCGCATTTCCCATTTATTTTAATGTCTATAGTGGCCGGGCTTATTGCATTTTATAAAATCCAGAATAATAAACAGGTTGAGCTGAAACAACTGCGTAAAAAAGAAGACGAGGCCAAAGTGCCGCTTCCAGAAAAAGTCGAGTCCATTCTTCCTCTTGATGTCATGGAACTGGAAGTGGGTTATGAACTGATTCCGCTCGTCGACGCTGATCGAAATGGCGAGCTTTTGGAAAGGATCAAATCTATTCGAAGGCAGTTTGCTTTGGAGATGGGTTTCATAGTTCCGCCTCTGCATATCAGGGATAATCTGCAATTAAAATCAAATGAATATGCAGTGCTTATAAAAGGTGTTGATGTAGCGCGTGGCTCAATCATGATGGGAAGAATTTTAGCTATGAACCCTGGAACGACTGACCGGGAAATTGATGGTATAAAAACGACTGAACCCACTTTTGGTTTGCCGGCTGTATGGGTGCCAAGTAATAAAAAACAAGAAGCGCAGGTGGCAGGTTATACCGTTGTCGATCCCGCTACAGTTATCACTACACATATTAAAGAAACGATTAAACGCCATGCTCATGAAATCATGGGTCGGCAGGAAACCCAGGCACTTCTTGACAAGTTTAAAGAAACCAATCCTAAGGTGGTTGAAGAACTCATTCCTAACATTCTGCCATTGGGTAAAGTTCAGAGAGTTCTTCAAAATCTTCTCCGCGAACAGATTTCCATTCGCGATCTTAGAACGATTCTGGAAAGTCTATCCGATTATGCTTCGTTGAGCCAGGATCCGGATGTGTTGACAGAGTATGTTCGCCAAGGATTGGCCAGGCCCATAACAAAGCAGTATCAGTCAAATGATGGAACACTTTCAGTCATGACATTGGACAGAAGCATTGAAGATGCTATTGAGGGTTCCATACAAAGGACTGAAACGGGTTCATTTCTGGCGCTGGAACCGAATGTTGCTGAACGATTTTTAGCTCGCCTGAAAGCGATGATCGAAACAATTACTCCGAATATAGAAACATCTCCGGTCCTGCTGGCTTCTCCGGGATTGAGAATGCATATCCGGAAATTCACGGAACGTTTTTTACCGGATTTGGTTATCATTTCGCACAGTGAAGTAGCACCTTCGGTGCAGATTAAAAACCTGGGAATTGTGGATTTAAATGCGAATTAA
- a CDS encoding flagellar biosynthesis protein FlhF, whose amino-acid sequence MRIKKFTASNYAIALKQVKQELGEDALILSTRSIKPPTPIAGRREATRVEITAAVEYSSPVLEPSVQVSDEQDKKPLPEKGDEELKSLIFNLLSQTDQARSLGLQSHQFDTYSHLIENGLDNKLASKILQKTLEQNPQPADGCGKEPVMSLMKKVVPCKGEIDLSGYGPKKVAFVGPTGVGKTTTIAKIAAEYALRRGLNVALISLDTYRLGAIDQLKIYGE is encoded by the coding sequence ATGCGAATTAAAAAATTTACAGCTAGCAACTATGCAATTGCGCTAAAGCAGGTAAAGCAGGAGTTGGGAGAAGATGCCCTTATTTTAAGTACCCGCTCTATCAAACCTCCTACGCCAATTGCGGGAAGAAGAGAAGCGACGCGTGTAGAAATCACTGCTGCTGTTGAATATTCCTCTCCTGTTTTAGAGCCTTCGGTTCAAGTCTCTGACGAACAGGATAAAAAGCCTTTACCGGAAAAAGGTGATGAGGAATTGAAATCGCTGATTTTCAACTTGTTAAGCCAGACGGATCAGGCACGATCTTTAGGGCTTCAATCGCATCAGTTTGATACCTATTCACATTTGATTGAGAATGGCCTGGATAATAAATTGGCATCAAAAATTCTTCAAAAAACACTTGAGCAGAATCCGCAACCTGCTGATGGCTGTGGAAAAGAACCTGTAATGAGCTTAATGAAAAAGGTTGTTCCCTGTAAAGGAGAGATTGACCTCAGTGGCTATGGGCCTAAAAAGGTTGCGTTTGTTGGGCCTACAGGAGTGGGTAAAACCACTACGATTGCTAAAATAGCGGCAGAGTATGCGCTTCGTCGAGGACTCAATGTAGCTCTGATATCTCTAGACACATACAGATTGGGGGCGATTGACCAACTCAAAATTTATGGTGAG
- a CDS encoding flagellar biosynthesis protein FlhF, with product EGKEDLRRIVDSHSDKDLILIDTTGRSHQDKDYSGQLKEIFDTVGGVEIHLVLSVTAQEKLFHKTYRQFSPIGVDRVLFTKLDEGLSFGSLFNFSVRNKLPISYFTSGQRVPEDLEVARPDRVISLIFN from the coding sequence GAAGGAAAAGAAGATCTGCGCCGCATTGTCGACAGCCACTCGGATAAAGACCTGATATTGATTGATACCACAGGTCGCTCGCATCAGGATAAGGACTATTCGGGGCAGTTGAAGGAGATTTTTGACACGGTTGGTGGGGTGGAAATTCATTTGGTTCTCAGTGTGACCGCCCAGGAAAAACTATTTCATAAAACATACCGACAATTTTCACCTATTGGCGTTGACCGTGTATTGTTCACCAAACTGGATGAGGGCTTGAGTTTTGGCTCTTTATTTAATTTCAGCGTTCGTAATAAGTTACCTATATCTTATTTCACATCGGGTCAGCGGGTTCCAGAAGACCTAGAAGTAGCCAGGCCGGACCGGGTAATAAGTTTGATTTTTAACTGA
- a CDS encoding MinD/ParA family protein, translating into MSRQTTTLKRMVYGKMSGSNLRVLAVSSGKGGVGKTNFVANLAYALSKRGKKVLVVDADLGLNNIDILLGLAPQKHIGHVLSGESNVEDIILQGPADINLLPAGDGLQELTQLEPEKKMILMDELDRVSHGYDFLIFDTGAGISSNVTYFCSAAHETILIATTEPTSLTDVYALMKTLHLKHAQKHFRVVVNSVSSEREAQGVYRNLTAVTDRFLNEISVEYLGHILHDPNVPKAVRQQKAFLELYPFSKFSGCLNELAEKISKEKPSPLSREGDQPYFWRSAFEVQ; encoded by the coding sequence ATGAGCAGGCAGACAACTACTTTAAAAAGAATGGTATACGGAAAGATGAGCGGTTCAAACCTCAGGGTTTTGGCGGTCAGTAGCGGAAAAGGAGGCGTTGGAAAGACCAACTTCGTCGCCAACCTGGCTTATGCCTTATCCAAGAGGGGAAAAAAAGTGCTCGTTGTGGATGCGGACTTAGGGTTGAATAATATTGATATCCTTTTAGGGCTGGCTCCACAAAAACATATTGGGCATGTCCTTTCAGGAGAGTCCAATGTGGAGGATATTATTCTTCAAGGGCCTGCTGATATTAATCTATTGCCTGCCGGCGATGGCCTGCAGGAATTGACTCAATTGGAACCTGAAAAGAAAATGATTCTCATGGATGAGCTGGACCGTGTCAGCCATGGGTATGATTTTTTGATTTTTGATACAGGTGCCGGTATTTCCTCTAATGTCACTTATTTCTGTAGTGCGGCCCATGAAACAATTCTCATTGCTACAACAGAGCCCACTTCGTTGACGGATGTTTATGCGTTGATGAAAACACTTCATCTTAAACATGCCCAGAAGCATTTCAGGGTGGTGGTTAATTCTGTCAGCTCAGAACGTGAAGCGCAGGGCGTTTATCGTAACTTGACAGCGGTCACGGACCGTTTTCTTAATGAAATTTCTGTCGAATACCTGGGGCATATCCTGCATGATCCGAATGTACCCAAAGCGGTTCGGCAACAAAAAGCTTTTTTAGAGTTATACCCTTTTTCGAAATTCAGCGGCTGCCTTAATGAATTGGCGGAAAAAATTTCGAAAGAGAAACCCAGTCCCCTTTCTCGTGAAGGAGATCAACCTTATTTCTGGCGGAGCGCATTTGAAGTACAATGA
- a CDS encoding FliA/WhiG family RNA polymerase sigma factor, which produces MAQKQEALQQIEISVENREAVIKEYAPMIKYVANRIAMRLPPHIEVDDLISVGVLGLIDAIDKYDSSRGAKFKTYAEFRVRGAILDELRSMDWVPRSVRQKASSMDAVVQKLQNELGRPPEDDEIADAMGVSLDELFSTLNETKSMPILSLEDLGIAKESGEQQSLLDCLAGKGDADPQTHLRLVELKEIIAKAIDTLPEKERLMISLYYYEELTMKEIGEVLGITESRVSQIHSKAVFRLRNKLKSLIAEEM; this is translated from the coding sequence ATGGCACAAAAACAGGAAGCATTACAGCAGATCGAAATTTCGGTTGAAAACCGCGAGGCTGTGATTAAAGAGTACGCTCCGATGATCAAATATGTAGCCAACCGGATCGCCATGCGCCTGCCACCCCATATAGAGGTGGATGACTTGATAAGTGTTGGGGTTTTAGGCTTGATCGATGCGATAGATAAATATGATTCATCTCGTGGCGCAAAGTTTAAAACCTATGCGGAGTTCAGGGTTCGCGGCGCGATTCTTGATGAATTGAGATCAATGGACTGGGTTCCCAGATCGGTGAGGCAGAAAGCTTCTTCCATGGACGCGGTTGTACAGAAACTGCAGAACGAGCTTGGGCGTCCACCCGAAGATGATGAAATAGCTGATGCGATGGGAGTCAGTCTGGATGAGTTATTCAGCACTTTAAATGAAACCAAGAGCATGCCCATACTCAGCCTGGAAGACCTGGGTATTGCCAAAGAGTCGGGAGAACAACAAAGTCTTCTCGATTGTCTTGCGGGCAAGGGAGATGCGGACCCGCAGACCCACCTAAGGCTTGTTGAGCTAAAAGAAATTATCGCAAAAGCGATTGATACCCTGCCTGAAAAAGAACGCCTGATGATTTCTCTTTATTACTATGAAGAACTGACCATGAAGGAGATTGGAGAGGTGTTGGGCATAACCGAATCTCGAGTCTCGCAAATTCACTCCAAAGCAGTATTCAGACTGCGCAATAAGTTGAAATCCTTGATTGCAGAAGAAATGTAA
- a CDS encoding lysophospholipid acyltransferase family protein yields MVRFLPQQTVVQFGKALGSLSFLFSNKRKKSARINLDIIFSDSKSSSEKNRIIKKSFQNLCISALQCFWVTSDTENRVRGLIEGDPKGLDLLRESLNKNNGIFFLTAHYGNWEIMGLFHGYLGICPLTSIARKLDNPLLDRATTKLRTISGNRIIYRDESPLKIVREIKNNNSVAVMMDQNTARGGIFVDFFGKKAATPRSLASLSYRTGTPILPLFCYPTDEGTYRIEYGPEFLLEKTGNKENDIFKWTRQFEEFIENVIRKNPTPWMCGHRRWKTRPPGEKGNNIY; encoded by the coding sequence ATGGTGCGCTTTCTGCCCCAACAAACAGTGGTGCAGTTTGGTAAAGCGTTAGGCAGCCTGTCCTTTCTCTTTTCCAACAAGCGCAAAAAATCTGCAAGAATCAACCTGGATATTATTTTTTCTGATTCAAAGTCATCCAGCGAAAAAAACAGAATCATCAAGAAATCCTTTCAAAATCTCTGCATATCAGCTTTGCAATGTTTCTGGGTTACATCAGACACAGAAAACAGGGTGCGAGGGCTCATAGAAGGTGATCCAAAAGGGCTGGATCTATTACGCGAGTCTTTGAATAAAAACAACGGTATTTTTTTTCTAACCGCCCATTATGGAAACTGGGAAATAATGGGTTTGTTTCATGGCTATCTTGGCATCTGCCCATTAACATCTATCGCTCGAAAGCTGGACAACCCTTTACTGGATCGGGCAACAACAAAACTTCGTACCATCTCCGGAAACAGGATCATTTACCGCGATGAATCTCCTTTAAAAATTGTACGGGAAATAAAAAATAATAACAGCGTTGCAGTGATGATGGACCAGAACACAGCCAGAGGCGGTATTTTTGTAGATTTCTTTGGGAAGAAAGCAGCGACCCCCCGTTCACTGGCTTCATTGAGTTATAGAACTGGAACTCCCATACTCCCTTTATTTTGCTATCCAACTGATGAAGGGACCTATCGCATTGAGTATGGACCAGAGTTTCTACTTGAAAAGACCGGCAACAAAGAAAATGATATTTTTAAATGGACCCGCCAGTTTGAAGAATTCATAGAGAATGTTATCAGGAAAAACCCAACACCCTGGATGTGCGGACATCGACGATGGAAAACCCGCCCCCCAGGGGAAAAAGGGAACAATATTTACTGA
- a CDS encoding holo-ACP synthase has product MIFGTGLDIIEIDRIKKSLERYSQRFENKVFTDGEINYCQSQADPGKHFAARFAVKEAVSKSLGTGISNDVGFKDIEVVNNESGKPIVKMAGRGKLLFEKLNLKSIHISISHDRHYAIAHAIAEQ; this is encoded by the coding sequence ATGATATTTGGAACTGGTCTTGACATTATAGAAATAGATAGAATAAAAAAGTCTCTGGAAAGGTATTCCCAAAGATTTGAGAACAAAGTTTTCACCGATGGGGAAATCAATTATTGCCAATCCCAGGCGGATCCCGGAAAACATTTTGCAGCCCGGTTTGCTGTTAAAGAGGCTGTATCAAAAAGCCTGGGAACAGGTATCAGCAATGATGTAGGATTCAAAGATATTGAAGTGGTAAACAATGAATCTGGAAAACCTATTGTCAAAATGGCGGGACGAGGAAAATTATTATTTGAAAAACTAAACCTCAAGTCCATCCATATATCTATTTCTCATGATCGGCATTATGCTATTGCTCATGCCATTGCAGAACAATAA
- a CDS encoding threonylcarbamoyl-AMP synthase → MPQILKIKSNIEVASANARKVLLQGGVIAFPTDTFYGLAVDPFNREAVDRIYEIKGREKNKPLLLLISSNEQLGKLVKEITQAHSTLMRQFWPGPLTMLFESSSIIPDNLSSGRIGIRQPGNLMTRELISALGQSITAPSANLAGEDPPVTAKQVDQSLGSKLDLILDGGTCPGGKPSTLVDPVEMP, encoded by the coding sequence ATGCCGCAAATTTTAAAGATTAAGTCAAATATTGAGGTTGCTTCAGCTAATGCGCGAAAAGTTTTACTGCAAGGTGGAGTGATTGCCTTTCCTACGGACACTTTTTATGGTCTAGCCGTTGACCCCTTCAACCGGGAAGCCGTCGATCGAATTTATGAGATCAAAGGACGCGAAAAAAATAAGCCTTTACTCCTGCTAATTAGCTCAAATGAACAGTTGGGTAAACTGGTAAAAGAGATCACCCAAGCCCATTCGACTTTGATGCGACAGTTCTGGCCCGGGCCACTAACCATGCTTTTTGAATCCAGTTCTATTATCCCGGACAATTTATCTTCAGGCAGGATAGGAATCCGGCAACCAGGAAATCTAATGACACGGGAATTGATTTCAGCTTTAGGCCAGTCCATAACGGCTCCAAGCGCAAATCTTGCCGGTGAAGATCCACCTGTTACCGCAAAACAGGTGGATCAGTCTTTAGGAAGCAAACTTGATTTGATTCTTGATGGTGGAACATGTCCTGGTGGAAAACCTTCAACCCTTGTTGATCCAGTAGAAATGCCTG
- a CDS encoding SUMF1/EgtB/PvdO family nonheme iron enzyme has product MAGKNFSLKDIQLLADHFSQVGNKDTLALFQTILSFYSPGERPADKEPIDPQKLLETLKESGVTPDDPEQGVSWLNSLREKLNRELFDIISIQKNPAELIVGSNYTFTQVLENPQPKTEATPTARKFKESEITFNLPDELKLEFEQQLERLKERQEQTNAQMQEILAKEKELEENKVKLEKENSEFRTRLQKLREEEQKYNEQSKQQSEKETTRLHQELEETRQELTNLRSDRNNLLEEYESSRSKLDTDFDRRDQIFRAKFDEMTELMEKMFKEEQAIQERKEKDFKSTKTKQLQLKKEFQQQTKKNQQLLKLSKSLEKEKKSFKSRLKEDYAKRKEELENEFQRRSEYHIRRLEEFDEDEERLGRENERLKIREQGLTLEAQQKADEATKKRLTEIEKLEKEIRRKQKIINKQEKENDVEKASLLKELSGIEGGKFAVDQLKTAASTQANLLKRKKKLIKALEEARPNIEQEIEEKTKELEEAFNKETQKVAEQTKTLLEEQKRLRNKEKVLLERETDELKRMNDEFEEFKNSLEVEQIEKDMALDEKEEKLLQEEQKILSLQQQQMTEEKQTREQITEKEAEVMQELQEIQLIKSNVIQHQEEVKNFLADFNSTYSNILTSQSSEYEKFKTRISAMEEDAVRLTSNLKEKEKYITEETITAEKELQERLKHKESLVDSMEVDLRKRVEEYQQFVKELSEVKQSMTEEDQARKAELMDNLAHYESKLTSLGKAFEELSEAFHTEKEKGQVEVVSDEDEKKPMEYDDALAKAEWPQVIRHYLGLVPSDKQDPNIIEYLYQFGEKWNEWVHVPEGSFLMGHPNSRDSAPHEQVQIEKPFLINKYPVTNIEFFHFINETKYKTEAETIIDAIVYQSGSLAMQAAGDSRSSFSNPSLGPIKEAFWLCPDGQPDSLYGKHNHPVTQVTWNDAQAFCKWQRELTGQNIRLPTEKEWEYVASDFGESSPDQFFWDESRVVEFCNIEESGILDTLPVDHFPENEYSGGIRDLFGNVFEWVQDTHDKKFTNGSSNGLEYKVARGGSYITHFKHIASWRRISFLKSYCTSFLGFRTVCDDI; this is encoded by the coding sequence ATGGCCGGAAAGAATTTCAGCCTGAAAGACATCCAGTTACTGGCCGATCACTTTTCACAAGTGGGCAATAAGGATACCCTGGCATTATTCCAAACCATCCTGTCTTTTTATTCCCCAGGTGAAAGACCAGCCGATAAAGAACCCATAGATCCGCAAAAATTATTGGAGACCCTAAAAGAATCAGGTGTCACACCGGACGATCCTGAGCAAGGGGTATCATGGCTGAATTCACTTCGAGAAAAACTGAATCGTGAGCTTTTTGATATCATATCGATACAGAAAAACCCGGCAGAGTTGATCGTGGGATCGAATTATACTTTCACACAGGTATTGGAAAATCCTCAACCCAAAACCGAAGCCACCCCGACAGCCAGAAAATTCAAAGAATCTGAAATAACTTTTAATCTGCCAGATGAACTGAAACTTGAATTTGAACAACAACTGGAACGATTAAAAGAAAGACAAGAGCAGACAAACGCACAGATGCAGGAGATTCTTGCTAAAGAAAAAGAACTAGAAGAAAACAAGGTCAAACTTGAAAAGGAAAACTCAGAATTCCGCACTCGCCTGCAAAAGCTACGGGAAGAAGAGCAAAAATATAATGAACAGTCAAAACAGCAGTCTGAAAAAGAAACCACGCGCCTTCATCAGGAACTAGAGGAAACCCGCCAGGAACTGACTAACCTGCGGAGCGATCGAAACAATCTTCTGGAAGAATATGAGTCGTCCCGTTCAAAGCTGGACACGGATTTTGACAGAAGGGATCAGATATTCAGAGCAAAATTTGATGAAATGACAGAGTTGATGGAAAAAATGTTCAAGGAAGAACAGGCAATCCAGGAACGTAAGGAGAAGGATTTCAAGTCAACAAAAACAAAACAATTACAACTCAAAAAAGAGTTCCAGCAACAGACAAAAAAGAATCAACAACTCCTTAAGCTTTCAAAGTCACTTGAAAAAGAAAAGAAATCCTTCAAAAGCAGGTTGAAAGAAGATTACGCGAAAAGGAAAGAAGAACTCGAAAATGAATTTCAGAGAAGATCTGAATATCACATCAGACGTCTTGAAGAATTTGATGAAGATGAAGAACGCCTTGGCCGTGAAAATGAAAGATTAAAAATCAGAGAACAGGGGCTAACCCTTGAAGCACAGCAAAAAGCCGATGAAGCCACAAAGAAACGTCTTACAGAAATTGAAAAGCTTGAGAAAGAAATCAGGCGAAAACAGAAAATCATCAACAAGCAGGAAAAAGAAAACGATGTTGAAAAAGCAAGTCTCCTGAAAGAGTTAAGTGGCATAGAAGGCGGAAAGTTCGCTGTAGACCAGCTCAAAACCGCGGCAAGCACCCAGGCAAACCTGTTAAAAAGAAAGAAAAAGTTGATAAAAGCTTTAGAAGAAGCCCGCCCAAACATAGAGCAGGAAATAGAGGAAAAGACCAAAGAACTCGAAGAAGCTTTCAATAAAGAAACACAAAAAGTTGCGGAACAAACCAAAACCCTTCTTGAAGAACAAAAGCGTTTGAGAAATAAAGAAAAAGTTTTGCTGGAAAGAGAGACAGACGAGCTTAAGCGCATGAATGACGAGTTTGAAGAATTTAAGAACTCCCTTGAGGTTGAACAAATAGAAAAGGACATGGCTCTAGATGAAAAGGAAGAAAAGCTTCTTCAGGAGGAACAAAAGATTCTGTCACTACAGCAACAACAAATGACTGAAGAAAAGCAAACCCGCGAACAAATAACTGAAAAAGAAGCGGAAGTTATGCAGGAACTGCAGGAAATTCAGCTTATCAAGTCCAATGTCATTCAACATCAGGAAGAAGTGAAAAATTTTCTCGCTGATTTCAATTCTACTTATTCCAATATTCTTACCTCACAGAGTTCTGAATATGAAAAGTTCAAAACCCGCATTAGCGCCATGGAAGAGGACGCTGTACGTTTGACCTCAAACCTGAAAGAAAAGGAAAAATATATTACTGAAGAGACCATTACAGCGGAAAAAGAACTACAGGAAAGGCTAAAACATAAAGAATCACTGGTTGACTCCATGGAAGTCGACTTGAGAAAGCGAGTCGAAGAGTACCAACAGTTTGTCAAAGAACTCTCTGAGGTTAAACAATCCATGACTGAAGAAGATCAAGCCAGAAAAGCAGAGCTGATGGATAACCTGGCCCATTACGAAAGCAAATTAACCAGTCTGGGTAAAGCATTTGAAGAACTTTCTGAAGCGTTTCACACAGAAAAAGAAAAAGGTCAGGTCGAAGTTGTATCTGATGAAGACGAAAAGAAACCTATGGAATATGACGATGCCCTGGCAAAGGCCGAGTGGCCTCAAGTCATTCGTCACTATTTGGGATTGGTCCCTTCCGATAAGCAGGATCCAAATATAATTGAGTATTTATATCAGTTTGGTGAAAAATGGAATGAATGGGTTCATGTTCCAGAAGGAAGTTTTTTGATGGGTCACCCCAACTCAAGGGATTCAGCACCGCATGAGCAAGTACAGATTGAAAAGCCTTTCTTAATCAACAAATATCCTGTTACCAACATAGAGTTTTTTCATTTTATCAACGAAACCAAATATAAAACGGAAGCGGAAACTATAATTGATGCCATTGTTTACCAAAGTGGCAGCCTGGCCATGCAAGCTGCCGGGGACAGCCGGTCCAGCTTTTCCAATCCCAGCCTTGGGCCAATTAAAGAAGCTTTCTGGCTTTGCCCCGATGGACAACCCGATTCCTTATACGGCAAACACAACCACCCTGTCACCCAAGTCACCTGGAATGATGCGCAGGCGTTCTGCAAATGGCAAAGGGAGTTAACAGGTCAAAACATCCGGTTGCCGACCGAAAAAGAATGGGAATATGTTGCAAGTGATTTTGGCGAATCTTCTCCGGATCAATTTTTCTGGGATGAAAGTCGAGTTGTAGAATTCTGCAATATTGAGGAAAGCGGTATTCTAGACACTCTGCCTGTTGATCATTTTCCCGAAAATGAATATTCAGGAGGAATAAGAGACCTGTTTGGCAATGTCTTCGAATGGGTTCAAGACACTCACGACAAAAAATTCACAAATGGTTCTTCGAACGGCTTGGAATATAAAGTAGCAAGAGGTGGGAGTTACATCACTCATTTCAAGCATATCGCTTCATGGAGGCGAATTTCCTTTCTCAAAAGTTATTGCACATCGTTCCTGGGGTTTCGAACTGTCTGTGACGACATCTAA